The Magnolia sinica isolate HGM2019 chromosome 10, MsV1, whole genome shotgun sequence genome includes a window with the following:
- the LOC131257667 gene encoding pentatricopeptide repeat-containing protein At5g44230-like isoform X1, producing the protein MQLKQIPFQLIARMPLIAETIAEHLQQCMSLESLRQIHAQIISNGLHSENYLAVKLVTCSKELGNIAYARMIFNGLIDSANVFLWTAMITAYSKQQSQITAEAIWIYKMMCQHGIQPNSFTLSSVLKACSFLSAVKEGKQIHVYAAKLGLDSDVYVQTTLMDMYAKFGCIQVATHLFETISEKNVVVCNAMIVCYTKAGNIEAARGIFDKMHHRDSISWTAMLSGYTNRGNMHAAQELFNQMAERDVTSWNAMITGYSHSGDWLMALELFDKMRSENIEPNQVTMAVAISICGQLGALDMARQMHEYLKKTGVEMNVHIFNALIDMYAKCGSVDEAHSVFGQMSVKDTVSYNAMIVGFANHGQGQDALNLFLEFLEGGARPDRITFIGVLTACSHAGLLEVGRQYFDCMTREYAIEPTVDHYACMVDLLGRAGLVEEAYELIKTMAVEPHAGVWGALLSACRTHGNVEIGEIAARELFIIEPENPGNYVLLSNIYARAHMWADVAKVRRWMRGQGVPKTAGCSWIETNSSVHKFLIGDTDHPQCLHIYAMLRHLSLQLASDDFVLDSDFNME; encoded by the coding sequence ATGCAGTTGAAGCAAATTCCTTTTCAACTGATTGCCAGAATGCCACTAATTGCAGAAACCATTGCCGAACACCTCCAGCAATGCATGTCTTTGGAATCACTTAGACAGATTCATGCTCAGATAATCAGCAACGGGCTCCACTCTGAAAACTACTTGGCTGTGAAGCTCGTGACCTGCAGTAAAGAATTGGGCAATATTGCTTATGCCCGCATGATTTTCAATGGTTTAATAGATTCTGCAAATGTATTCCTGTGGACAGCTATGATTACGGCCTACTCGAAGCAGCAGTCTCAGATCACAGCGGAAGCTATTTGGATTTATAAAATGATGTGTCAACATGGAATCCAACCAAACAGTTTCACCCTTTCATCTGTTCTCAAAGCATGCTCCTTTTTGTCAGCCGTTAAAGAAGGCAAGCAGATCCATGTCTATGCTGCTAAACTGGGACTGGATTCTGATGTTTATGTGCAAACTACACTGATGGACATGTATGCCAAGTTTGGCTGCATTCAAGTGGCGACACATCTCTTTGAAACCATCTCTGAGAAGAATGTTGTTGTATGCAATGCTATGATAGTGTGCTATACCAAGGCAGGGAATATTGAAGCTGCAAGAGGAATCTTTGATAAGATGCACCATAGGGATTCAATCTCGTGGACTGCAATGTTATCGGGTTATACTAATCGTGGAAATATGCATGCTGCACAGGAACTTTTCAATCAGATGGCAGAGAGAGATGTTACTTCTTGGAATGCTATGATTACTGGGTATTCTCACAGTGGAGACTGGCTTATGGCTCTAGAGCTCTTTGATAAGATGCGGTCAGAAAATATAGAACCCAATCAGGTAACAATGGCTGTTGCCATTTCGATCTGTGGTCAGTTGGGAGCTCTAGATATGGCAAGACAAATGCACGAGTACTTGAAGAAAACTGGGGTGGAaatgaatgtccacatttttaaTGCCTTGATTGACATGTATGCTAAATGTGGAAGTGTGGATGAAGCTCATAGTGTGTTTGGTCAGATGTCCGTCAAGGACACAGTATCATACAATGCAATGATTGTGGGCTTTGCCAACCATGGCCAGGGTCAGGATGCCCTGAACCTCTTCTTGGAGTTTCTGGAAGGCGGGGCACGGCCAGATAGAATCACCTTTATTGGTGTCTTGACTGCATGCAGCCACGCTGGGCTGCTGGAAGTGGGCCGGCAATACTTTGATTGCATGACAAGAGAATATGCAATTGAGCCAACCGTTGATCATTATGCATGCATGGTCGATCTCCTTGGTCGTGCAGGACTTGTTGAGGAAGCCTATGAGTTGATTAAAACAATGGCAGTTGAGCCTCATGCTGGTGTATGGGGAGCTTTACTCAGTGCATGCAGGACCCATGGCAATGTTGAAATTGGTGAAATTGCGGCGAGGGAGCTCTTCATAATCGAACCTGAGAATCCTGGTAACTATGTGCTGCTCTCTAACATCTATGCTAGGGCCCACATGTGGGCTGATGTTGCAAAGGTCAGGCGTTGGATGAGAGGACAAGGCGTGCCCAAAACGGCAGGTTGCAGTTGGATTGAGACAAATAGCAGTGTACACAAGTTCTTAATTGGAGATACAGACCACCCTCAATGCCTGCACATCTATGCCATGTTGAGGCATCTATCTCTGCAATTGGCATCGGATGATTTTGTGTTGGATTCTGATTTCAACATGGAATAA
- the LOC131257667 gene encoding uncharacterized protein LOC131257667 isoform X2 encodes MTRGVVGDKWSQRILWFCAIGSALGLWMVGVERQAQNRERMIAESLRAAGEDEQSNGVDV; translated from the exons ATGACAAGAGGAGTTGTTGGGGATAAATGGTCTCAAAGGATTCTGTGGTTCTGTGCAATTGGAAGCGCATTAG GCTTATGGATGGTTGGTGTAGAAAGACAAGCACAAAATAGAGAACGGATGATTGCTGAGAGTTTGAGGGCTGCAGGGGAGGATGAGCAATCCAACGGCGTAGATGTTTAA